The proteins below come from a single Oleidesulfovibrio alaskensis DSM 16109 genomic window:
- the lysA gene encoding diaminopimelate decarboxylase, which translates to MHHFTYRDNELFVENVAVQELVATYGTPLYIYSKATFQRHFTAFDSAFGALPHLTCYSVKACSNMHILRFLGKMGAGMDIVSGGELFRALRAGIQPAKIVYSGVGKTRTEILQALEAGILMFNVESMGELEKISEVANQTGHTANVALRINPDVDPHTHPYISTGLKENKFGLDMEQSYAAYMRAMELPAITPMGIDCHIGSQLTSLSPFREAVEKILLFREKLCSAGLCIDYIDLGGGLGIPYDTEEPPHPQEFGKLLTDMLSGLGITLILEPGRVIAGNAGILVTKVQYTKKTATKEFVIVDAAMNDLIRPSLYQSHHHIAEVSPRGRAKHTVDVVGPICESGDFLARDRLMPAVEPRELLAVFSAGAYGFTMSSQYNSRPRAAEVLVRGDTAHLIRRRETYEDLIAPEETRS; encoded by the coding sequence ATGCATCATTTCACATACCGCGACAATGAACTCTTTGTGGAAAATGTAGCTGTTCAGGAACTTGTGGCCACATACGGAACTCCTTTGTACATATACTCCAAAGCGACTTTTCAGCGCCATTTCACAGCGTTTGATTCAGCATTCGGTGCGCTGCCCCACCTCACCTGCTATTCGGTGAAAGCATGCTCCAACATGCACATTCTGCGCTTTCTCGGCAAAATGGGCGCAGGCATGGACATTGTATCGGGCGGGGAGCTTTTCAGAGCGTTGCGGGCAGGTATTCAGCCAGCCAAAATCGTTTACAGCGGAGTAGGAAAAACACGCACTGAAATTCTGCAGGCACTGGAAGCTGGCATCCTGATGTTCAATGTGGAATCCATGGGAGAGCTGGAAAAAATAAGCGAAGTGGCCAACCAGACGGGTCACACAGCCAACGTAGCTCTGCGCATCAACCCCGATGTGGACCCGCATACCCACCCGTACATATCCACCGGACTGAAAGAAAACAAATTCGGTCTGGACATGGAACAGTCCTATGCGGCTTATATGCGTGCCATGGAACTGCCCGCCATCACACCCATGGGTATTGATTGCCATATAGGTTCACAGCTGACCAGTCTGTCACCATTCAGAGAAGCTGTCGAAAAGATACTTCTTTTCCGGGAAAAGCTGTGCTCTGCAGGACTGTGCATTGACTACATAGATCTGGGCGGAGGACTGGGAATACCGTATGACACCGAAGAACCGCCTCATCCGCAGGAATTCGGCAAGCTGCTTACTGATATGCTTTCGGGACTTGGCATCACATTGATACTGGAACCCGGAAGGGTCATTGCAGGCAACGCGGGCATTCTGGTCACCAAAGTCCAGTACACCAAAAAAACCGCTACCAAAGAATTTGTCATTGTCGATGCCGCCATGAACGATCTTATCAGACCTTCTCTGTACCAGTCACACCATCATATTGCCGAAGTCAGCCCCAGAGGCAGGGCAAAACACACGGTGGATGTTGTGGGCCCCATCTGTGAATCGGGCGATTTTCTGGCACGCGACAGGCTCATGCCTGCGGTGGAACCGCGCGAACTGCTGGCGGTGTTCTCCGCCGGAGCATACGGGTTCACCATGAGCTCGCAGTATAACTCGCGGCCTCGTGCCGCTGAAGTTCTGGTGCGGGGTGATACTGCTCACCTCATCAGGCGCAGAGAGACCTATGAGGACC